From the Paenibacillus tianjinensis genome, the window TACGGTCAATGATTGGGATCTTAAGGATAAAGATCTCCTCACTGGCATTAAGTTTAAGGTCAATAACGAATACTTGTCTGATTATGAAATGGCCGAGAAGACAGTGCAGTCCGGGGAGACCGTAACACAAACCTTTAACAACCCGCTTCCCGAAGGAGGCGCCCTTCAGATTGAGATTACGGCTAAGGACAGCCAGGGAGCCCTCTCTACCAGAACGGTGAACGTAACCGTAGAAAAGGTGGGTTCGAATCTAACTCTTAGCCGGACTGTGTCTTCGAGTGCAGTGGAAAGAGGAGATACAGCTAACCCTCTTACCCTTACTTATACCGTTACACCGAACTCGATCCCTGCTTATACCGTTCAGAATGGAGAGCAGACGATTAGTAATCTGACAATTTCAAATGTCGAGTATTCAGAGCGATTCCCGGCAAATCTTGAGTTTATAGATCCTCTGCCAGCCGGAACTTCCAAGAGCGGCAGTCTTACATCCGGGTATACACTGACGAGAAACCTTGGTGAGATCAAGTATCATTTGTCTGCGGATGGTAAAACTTTCGAGCCTGACGCCGGCCAAACCATTAATTTCAGCCTTAACGCTGTCGCTGGTGAGAAGAAATCCTATTTGCTGGAGAATGCAAAATTGAGTTTTGAAGAGGTACATGCTACTTCAGAGATTTACAGTTCAGTAAATAGTATTAGCAGTGAATTTAATGCGTTCTTGTTTGGCGACATCAAGCTGAAGAGTACTAGTACAGACGGGAATCTGGCTGCGGCCGGAAATGCGGAGTTTACCAGCTATAGCCTTAACGGGCACGGTACCCGAACTCTGGTAGTCGGGGGGAACTTTATATTCAATGGCGGAAATGGCGCCAAAATCCATGGCAACGTCGTTTATGGGGGAACGTCGACAGTTACTGTGAATAATTCTGTTGAAGGTTCGGTAACCAAAGGAACTCCAATCGATTTCACAGAAACCCAGCGGCTTATGCTGCTAGAGTCCAGCAGTCTTGATTCCCTGGCTGCAAAGGTTGTTGATGGCCAATCTCTAGACTTCACCGGCACGGATAGTAATCGGAATGTTTTTGATGTTACAACGGATACTCTGAAAAATGTCAAGATAGAGGCTCCGGAAAGCTCGACGGTTATAATCAATGTACATGGAGAATCCGTTTCAATGCAGGGCGGCTTTACCTTGAAAAATGTCAAAAGCAATCATGTGCTTCTAAACTTCCCTGAAGCGAAGTCACTTACTATTGGCGGGATAAGAGTAGATGCTACCATTCTTGCACCTTTAGCCAGCGTACAGTTCGACAATGGTCAAATATCCGGTACTCTTATTGCTAAAAATCTTTACACCGATAACGGCGGATCTTTAAGACTGGATGTATTCACCGGAACGCTTCCGGAGGTCGTAAATGATACTCCCCCTGACCGGCCAAAGCAGACGATTTACTTTAACCCGGCAAGCTTTGAAGCTATCGTTAAAGTAACCTCTCTCTCCCTTGAGGGAGCACGGATCAATATGAACACCGAGCTCGGGATGAAATCTATGGTTACTGTCCTGCCGGACGATGCGAGCAATAAGGAAGTCTCCTGGGTTTCTCTGAACCCGGATATTGCTACAGTTACCGATGAAGGTGTAGTTAGAGGTATTAAGGCGGGAACTGCTTCGATTCAAATTACGGCGAGAGACAGCAGTGGTGTTACAACTTCGGCAATAGTAGAAGTCATTTCTCCCGATCTGAATATCTCAGGGCCAACCCAGGCTTATGTAGGTGATCATCCAGCATTTGAGGCGCTGTATGATACGGCTGACCTCATTGAGGGTTACGAATGGTCAATTAAACCGGACAGTAATTCGGCAGGAGCTACTCTCAGTTTACCTTCGGGTTCGCTTAACGAACATGTTACTATGACGGCTATCCGGTCCGGTCAAGCTACACTCGTGGCGACTGTAAAGACTAACAAGTTTAAAGATGGAGCTGCCAGCAAAGAACTTACAGTGACCTTTACCAATCCTGTAAGCCAGATCACTATTGACGGAGTATCCCAGGTAAATGTCGGGCAGAAAATCCCCTTACAGGTAAGAGTGGTTCTACCGGATAATGCTGATCCCGCTGTTTATACCTGGAGCTTGGAAGGCGCCGGTGGCACCTACGCACAAATTATTCCTGGCAGCACCACCAGCAGCATAGAGTTAAAAGGACTGCAGATTACCGAGAAGGACAAACCTGTTATTGTGAAGGTCACTACACCCGGCCCTATCCCGGGACAGCCTGTCACGGCAACTGCTCTAATTACGGTGGGGGCAAGATTAACCGGGTTAAGTCTACCTCCAACAATCGACATTGGAGTGGGGAGCGAGAATTCTCATAACCTGTTTAACACCAGAGATCTGACCTTATTCCCTGTAAGCATGACGCTGGCCGATATCGAAGGCAAGCTGGAATGGACCAGCAGCAATCCTGCTGTAGTTAGCGTATCAGGGAACGGCGTAATTACCGGTATCATTAAAGGTTCGGCAACGGTCACTGCAACCTATAAGGATAATCCTGCAATTAAAGATTCGATTCAGGTGAATGTGATTAATGAGGACCGCTACTAAAACTGCTGTAAGCAGAAACAATCTCTCCGTCCCCTCAGGAGGGTAATCAAAAAGAACCCCCGGACAATACCAGCGTAACTTCACTGGTACCCCGGGGGTTCTTTGGGTTTGATGATCTTTTCTAATTCAGCTTCACGCCTTCAACACGGATATTGACTGTATTAACACGGGGCAGACCTGCCTGCTGGTCGTTAAAGATCTGATTATTGTAGGTAGCTTTGAAGCGGGTCAGGCTGTTATTAGCGGTAAAAGAGATATCTCCAGTACCTTCTGCCGCACTGCCGCGTACAGCATTGATCGTCAGATCTCCTTTGGCGAAGAATCCACCGCTTAGCGAAAAGATTGAACCTACACCGTACAGCTTCGCGTCGGAATCCGTATAAAAGAACGCATCCAGCGGGGCAGGTTCATTATTGGTGAAGGCTGCCAGACGGTTAATCAGAATTCTGCCTTGGGATATGAGCACCAGCTCTTTGTTATTCAATCCTTTAATCGAGGCATCTTCGACAATGGTCGTGTAATCCTCTGCTGAGTCTGGCGAGGAAGCCCGGAGAGCAAAGATCGTTGAGTCGAACTCCACCTTCCCGCGGATTTCCACTTTTCCAGTAACAAGAATATTTGCCCGCACTTGAATCGGCGTAGCATTCCCGTAATTATTGATAATTAAGTCTCCGTCAATGATATACCAGTTGCGGGGTGAGGTTGAGTTTTTAGCGCTTTGCCTATAATTAATTCCACTTAGCTCGGTACCATCCAACGTCAAATTGCCTTTATAGATTACGGATTTACTCGGCTGAGTCAACTGCTGCACTGCAGTATTATAATCCGTTAGATTCTTCTTCCCTTGCTCCGAAGTGTCCGCAGGGTCAGGCTTGGAAGGAAGCACCGGATGATCAAAGATAGATTGATAATTAGTACCCAGATAATTGATCAGATTGCCGGATGCCAGGTTCTCCGAAATCTTCTTTCTATCCGCTCCAGCCCCTACCGCCTCAGCAATTTTATCGATAAAGGAGTACTCCACATTCACCTCAACGAAACTGCGGTGACTCTTGATTTTCACGTTCTGCTGGGGGATTTTTCCGGTCATCGAGGTGGAGGAACTAAGTTTATCCGCTGTAACCGGTTGTTTGTCCTGTTCCTGATAGACAAGCTTATTCAGTGATTGAACATGGGCCTCGCCCGAGAGCTCAAAGGGTTTGGATACAAAGGAGTGGTCTCTAGTTTTATATTTATATAGAGCAGTGTCACTAATGGTCAGTGTATTGCCGGCATATATATTGCCCTGAATATAAGGCGAACCGTTAATGGTTAAATTATTCTCCGAACCAAGGGTATACTTCAAGAAGTCCGGAAAAGTATCGATTACCACCGTCTGCGACAGCGTCCGGGTTACACCGTTTACATCCGCCTCAGCAGTCAGAGTCAGTCTGTAACTGACCGATTGCCCTGCCTGGGCGGGTCCGCTTTTTACAGAATTGACCTTAACAATTTTACCTACTGCAGTTACACCCTCTGTCTGAAGCAGGTCGGTGCTTACCAGAAGTCCATTCGATCCGCCTGCCTGTAAACTCTGCAGAAAGTTCGCAATCTTGCCATCCAGCTCACCTTGGCTTAAGTCCACACTCTTACCAACTTCTTTATTAAGGCTTGCAGTAATATAGGCTATCGCTTCATCGAGGGTCTTCTCCGCCAGGTGCAGGCTCTGAACGTCGTTCTTCCGGGTCTCCGTCCGCTGTGCCCCCCCGACTGCTGCGCTCAGCACACTAAGCCCAAGGATGGTAAGCAGCAAAACAATAAACATCACCAGTACAAGAGCGGATCCCTGCTCTTCCCTGAAGCGCCGCGCTGCTACTCCCGGCCTTTTATAAATGATATGACGCTGTGACGGTTCAGACATCTGCCAGCCACCTCCTAAAATCCGAATTTACTTTCAAGTTCCATAGTGTAAGCTCTGCCGTCATACATCTGGGTCAGTTTTAGCTTGATTTTAATGAGTCCGGTATCGCAGGGAAAGGTGGTCTGGCAAGTCCTCCCATCAGCAGAGGTTGAAGAAATGACCGAACCCGTTAGACTAGAGTGAATGGAAGTCCGGCGATCATTCGGATCAGGTACGGCCGTAATCGCCCCAATAACAAGGCTGCCTCCCGAAAAGGCGATCATCTCATCGGCAGCTGACCCTTTTTTTAGCGTAATCCCGTTTATGTTGGTGGTGTTTATTACACTTTCAGGAGCATAGGTATATAGTTCATTAATAATGGTAGACATAATAATATCGGCTTCATCCCGCAAAGCATTCTCGATCGTTATTTTGTGATAACTGCGGAAGCCAAACATGGTTACCATTGAAATAATGCCGACTATCATAGAAAAGAGCGTTAAGGCTGCGATCATCTCGATTAGGGTAAATCCCTGCTCCGACTTCAACCGCTCAGCGAATTTTTTCATCTGTAATATAACCCTCCACCACTGTACTAGCAGTATGGCCATTAGGGCCGCCAGGTCCTGTTACCGTTACCTCTACAGGAATTAAATACGGTGCCATCTCTTGTTTGCGGATATCCACCGCCCCTTCCGTATTTCCGCCGATCCTGCCATTCTTCATTTCCTGATGCAGATCAGCCTGATAAGTAATATCCACCTGATAGCTGACATTATTGATTACCGGATTAAGCACATTGGCAAGTGTATTCACGTCCGTTATTATGCCATCATAGACTGCGCAGCTTACCGAGGTCTCCGTAAGAGGGACACAGCCGGATGCCTTAATACTGGAGTGACCTGCAACTGCAGGCTGCGTCCCATTTGCGGGTTTGCCTTGAAAATACACGCTCATTGTCTCAAAGTCCTGCTTCTCCATATAAAAAAGCGCGTTCCGCGCCAGATTGACCATAATTGTCTTATTCTGGTTCGATTTCGAGTAGGACAGCGCCCGGGTAAAATAAGAGGTTAGCACCAGGGAAACAATCGAGAGAATAACAATGGCTGCCAACACCTCAATCAGGGTAAACCCCTTCTCTGTGCCCCCTGTTGTATTCATTTTATCTTTCAATACCATCCGGTTCGCTCCTCATCCTGTTCTGCCTGTCATAAGTCCTATTCCTTGCACCGATCTGAATCTTTCTACCTATTCCCATTATATTCTTTCATTAGTTGCCCCAGCAATCCTATTAGGCATAATTATTCTAGAGATTTCTACTATGTATATCGGTTTTGCGCTGTGCTATCATTTGTGCTAAAAGGAGGATGTATCCATGGCTTTAATAGAATGCAAATTTTATTCCGAAGTGCTCGGATTAAGCACCTCAATGACGGTTATTCTGCCGCAGCAGACGACTACGCAAATTGGTCTAAGCAATGTCAAAAGGGGAGATCTTCACCCGACACTCTACCTTCTGCATGGTTTATCGGATGACGACTCTATCTGGCTGCGCCGGACCTCGATTGAACGGTATGTGGCAGAGCTGGGTATCGCCGTGGTCATGCCGCAGGTGCACCGCAGCTTTTATACGGATATGGCGGGCGGGGGCAATTACTGGACCTTTATCAGTGAGGAGCTGCCGGCGCTCGCACGCTCGTTCTTCCCGCTGTCGCCAAAACGTGAGGATAACTTCGTAGCCGGTCTCTCTATGGGCGGGTATGGGGCGTTTAAGCTGGGACTGCGCAAGCCGGAGACTTTTGCCGCTGCGGCAAGCCTTTCCGGGGCGCTGGATATGGCGCATGATTTCATCAACTGGGAAAACCCTTCTCAGAAGAGCCGGGAGTATGAGCTTATTTTCGGGCAAGAGGATATCGACGGTACTCCCAATGATCTGCTGTGGCTGCTCAAGGAAGTAGACCGCTCCAAAGGACCTAAACCGCTTCTCTACCAATGCTGCGGCACGGAGGATTTCCTGTATGAAAATAATCAGAGCTTCCGCAAAGCCTGCGCCAAGACTTCACTGTCTCTAACCTATGAAGAAGGTCCGGGTGCACATGAGTGGGGCTACTGGGATACCAAAATCCAGGATGTGCTGAAATGGCTGCCGCTAGGTAAATAATCAGGCCGGTGCTGTAAAAAAAGACTGTCCTTCCCGTAACCCGATACGGTGAGGACAGTCTTTGGTTTAGGTCATGCTTAATGCAGATCAGCCTGACTGTTTATTCGGCACTGCTGGTATGCTGTGCTACCCATTTACCTGCTTCCTTCAAAGAAGCTTCAGCCCGTTCAATCGCCGCTTTAACCTGCACAGTGGCTGTGCCGCCATAGACGTTACGGGCGTTCACTACAGCCTCAGGCTGGAGAACAGCATAAATCTGGTCATCGAACAGCGGTGAGAACTGTTTGAATTCGTCCAGCGTCAGGTCGAGCAGGAATTTGCCTTCATTGATGCAATACAGCACGGTTTTGCCGATCACCTCATGAGCCTGGCGGAAAGGCAGTCCCTTGCCTACCAGGAAGTCAGCGATATCGGTCGCATTGGAGAAGTCGGTATTGACCGCTTCACGCATCCGGGTTTTGTTCACCTTCATGGTGGAGATCATCGGTGCGAACAGCTGCAGCGCCCCTGTCAGTGTGGCTACTGTATCAAACATGCCCTCTTTGTCTTCCTGCATATCCTTATTGTAAGCCAGCGGCAGCGATTTGAGCACGGTCAAGAGACCGATCAGGTTGCCGTAGACACGGCCTGTTTTGCCGCGTACCAGCTCGGGTACATCCGGGTTCTTCTTCTGTGGCATGATGCTGCTGCCGGTGCAGAACGCATCGTCAAGCTCTACGAAGCTGAATTCCGTGCTGCTCCACAGCACGAGCTCTTCGCTCAGCCGGGACAGATGGGTCATAATAAGCGCTGCGTTCGCCAGGAATTCAACAATGAAGTCGCGGTCGCTGACAGCGTCCAGGCTGTTCTCGTACACACTGTCGAAGCCAAGCTGCTCCGCCACAAAATGCCGGTCAATCGGGAACGTCGTTCCGGCCAGGGCCCCTGCGCCCAGCGGAAGTACATTGATCCGCTTGTAGCTGTCCGTCAGGCGCTCCGCATCGCGGCGGAACATGGACACGTAAGCCAGCAGATGATGGGCGAACAGGATGGGCTGTGCGCGCTGCAAATGCGTGTAGCCGGGCACAATCGTCTCCACATTGTCTTTAGCCTGTTCAATCAGGGCTTCCTGCAGTTCATGCAAGAGTCCCACGAACTCCACCACCCGGTTACGAAGATACAAATGCATGTCTGTCGCTACCTGATCGTTGCGGCTGCGTCCCGTGTGCAGCTTGCCGCCTACCGGACCAACCTCCCCGATCAGATTCTTTTCGATATTCATATGAATATCTTCGTCCGCTACAGAGAATTCAATCTCGCCGGCCCGAACCTTATCCAGCACCTTGTTCAGCCCGGCCTTGATGGTTTCAACATCCTCCTGCGGCAGAATACCGCATTTGCCCAGCATCGTCACATGGGCCAGACTGCCCTGCACATCCTCTTCGGCCAGCGCCTTATCAAATCCGATGGATGCCGTATATTCCTCCACCAGCTTGTTTGTTCCTTTGGTAAACCGTCCGCCCCAAAGCTTGCTCACCTGTTATGTCCTCCTCTGCTGGACGATAGAAGGGCCGCTCCTGTCCTGACGGAGGAACGGCCTTCTAGTGTCCGCTTATATGATATGCTGCTATAAAACCGCCGAGCGGCTAAAATAATCTACTTATTCGATTCCGCCACACCGGCAGAAACCTTCAGACGCAGTGCATTCAGGCGGATAAAGCCTGTCGCATCCCCCTGGTCATACGCCTGGGTCGGATCCGCCTCCATCGTCGCGATGTCCGGATTGTACAGGCTGACCGGAGATTTCACGCCGGCACCGATAATGTTGCCTTTGTACAGCTTCACGCGAACCGTACCGGTTACGTTCTTCTGGCTCTCATTCACCAGGGCCTGCAGCGCAAGACGCTCAGGAGCGAACCAGAAGCCGTTATATACCAGCGTACTGTAACGGGTGATCAGGCTGTCACGCAGGTTCATCACTTCACGGTCCATCGTGATGGATTCCATTTTGCGGTGAGCGGTGAACAGGATGGTTCCGCCTGGGGTCTCGTACACGCCGCGGCTCTTCATGCCGACAAAACGGTTCTCAACCATGTCCACACGTCCAATGCCATGCTTGCCGCCCAGCTCATTCAGCTTCTCCATCACCTGCAGCGGAGTCAACGCTTCACCGTTTAGCGCCACACAGTTGCCTTTCAGGAAGTCCAGCTCCAGGTACTCCGCTTCATCCGGAGCATCCTCCGGAGCATTGCTGAGCAGGAACATTTCTTTGTTCTCCGGTGCGCTTGGATCAAACCACGGATCCTCCAGCACGCCGCTCTCATAGCTGATGTGCAGCAGATTGCGGTCCATTGAATATGGCTTCGCCGCCGATGCCTGCACCGGAATGCCATTGGCTTCAGCGTAGGCAATCATTTCCGCACGGCCCGGGAACTGGTTGCGGAACTCTTCCAGCCGCCAAGGCGCAATCACCTTGATGCTTGGCGACAATGCCGCCGCATTCAGCTCAAAGCGGACCTGGTCATTCCCTTTGCCCGTTGCGCCATGGGCAATCGCTGTAGCGCCTTCGGCGATGGCAATGTCCACCATACGCTTAGCGATCAGCGGACGGGCAATGCTTGTTCCGAGCAGATATTGGCCTTCATACAGCGCACCCGACTGGAACATCGGATAGATGAAGTCATTTGCGAATTCGTCGCGGAGATCGTCGATGTAGACCTTCGATGCGCCGGTTGCCAGCGCTTTTTCCTCCAGGCCGTCAAGCTCTTCCTTCTGGCCGATATCGGCGGTGAAGGCAATAATCTCCGCATCATAGGTTTCTTTGAGCCATTTCAGGATGACTGAGGTATCCAGTCCGCCGGAATAGGCGAGTACGATTTTTTCTTTTGCCATGGGGGTGCAACTTCCTTTCAGTGTGGGGGTATAGGATCAACTTAGGCACAAGAGTATAGCTCCGGTGCCCGGACGCAGACTGCGTGAAGGTTTGGACTTTCGGCCGCTGTTATCATTGAATCAATTACTGTATAGATCGAATCAGAGATTTTTCTATTTTGGGATTAGCTGTGACTCCAGTGAATGTTTGGACTTCCAGCCGCTGTTGTCTTCAGATTTCCTAATTTGAACCGCTTATAGCGGTAGAAATCCGAAGACAAAGGCGGACGCTACCGCTCTTACAGTTCCAAAATTCCCTTCCGCCACTTTTCCCTTAATATTCAAATTCAGTCTATGCAGCTATAGTATGAATTCAATGACAAAGGCGGACGCTACCGCTCCTACAGTTCCAAACTTCACTCCGCTGCTTAGCACCGGATATCAGCTCCAAAGGCCAAGTTCATCCTATATAGTTTTTATATAGTATAAGACCAGACATATTAGTTGGAATTACTCCACCTAAATCCTGGTTTGACCGTCATATCTACGTTATAAGTGGAATTTCTCCACTTATTTCCGTTTACATACCCCTTTGATGGTACTTTCCGAAAAATT encodes:
- a CDS encoding DUF5057 domain-containing protein, yielding MKLLRRKKWILISGILLSILIIAAFIQGFLVSVNATNTNYTIRILEITDPNSDSLKLSASDPFPFSELDELQNVSNVKIDTITMKRFVSLRENWDGKYDAIYIGKGDYSTKLINSNGNSSTTVREEAHKTLSIENDITLLKAKEITDYYINKGLYVFLREETFTAQATAAAKQGNLYATFNPYRTAAKSNIVFLNNKAALDNFTAKIKDASSPYLTGLTQRPRLAISNKADIISYRNTPSHAYVSGDTLSFNVSLDNITNLTQRPVRVRLFMNVDSSLPMKENNVVATEIMNSSSGTISYKLPQTYSGPLYWKMEITDTLSDLKDFDSGVILYKGIKPVIKVLQVMPAGLTDSNLKSTVYKNMDSSYLTGTNSKDFEIQITPIDMRAFNTYIANHISATDPTSGLNGVYDMIVFGFQDMYDRVSTPMLSKAAADAVKAFAEQTKQSLMLTHDTIFREVDANTATPALDPFVESTTGGVQNLNYWSSYFHDMVGQAQPRTYLGGSAVNPSTKVVSVNEGLLTQYPFDLDKADLTSSTGRYTVATTHDQFFPLNLERADVIPWYNISGSGRDTDDSYNHFYTYSVGNITFSGTGHTNKNFPQWEQMLFVNTMYRAFTGANHAPEITVVMPADKSIKPSYQDKLVVSYTVNDWDLKDKDLLTGIKFKVNNEYLSDYEMAEKTVQSGETVTQTFNNPLPEGGALQIEITAKDSQGALSTRTVNVTVEKVGSNLTLSRTVSSSAVERGDTANPLTLTYTVTPNSIPAYTVQNGEQTISNLTISNVEYSERFPANLEFIDPLPAGTSKSGSLTSGYTLTRNLGEIKYHLSADGKTFEPDAGQTINFSLNAVAGEKKSYLLENAKLSFEEVHATSEIYSSVNSISSEFNAFLFGDIKLKSTSTDGNLAAAGNAEFTSYSLNGHGTRTLVVGGNFIFNGGNGAKIHGNVVYGGTSTVTVNNSVEGSVTKGTPIDFTETQRLMLLESSSLDSLAAKVVDGQSLDFTGTDSNRNVFDVTTDTLKNVKIEAPESSTVIINVHGESVSMQGGFTLKNVKSNHVLLNFPEAKSLTIGGIRVDATILAPLASVQFDNGQISGTLIAKNLYTDNGGSLRLDVFTGTLPEVVNDTPPDRPKQTIYFNPASFEAIVKVTSLSLEGARINMNTELGMKSMVTVLPDDASNKEVSWVSLNPDIATVTDEGVVRGIKAGTASIQITARDSSGVTTSAIVEVISPDLNISGPTQAYVGDHPAFEALYDTADLIEGYEWSIKPDSNSAGATLSLPSGSLNEHVTMTAIRSGQATLVATVKTNKFKDGAASKELTVTFTNPVSQITIDGVSQVNVGQKIPLQVRVVLPDNADPAVYTWSLEGAGGTYAQIIPGSTTSSIELKGLQITEKDKPVIVKVTTPGPIPGQPVTATALITVGARLTGLSLPPTIDIGVGSENSHNLFNTRDLTLFPVSMTLADIEGKLEWTSSNPAVVSVSGNGVITGIIKGSATVTATYKDNPAIKDSIQVNVINEDRY
- a CDS encoding type II secretion system protein encodes the protein MKKFAERLKSEQGFTLIEMIAALTLFSMIVGIISMVTMFGFRSYHKITIENALRDEADIIMSTIINELYTYAPESVINTTNINGITLKKGSAADEMIAFSGGSLVIGAITAVPDPNDRRTSIHSSLTGSVISSTSADGRTCQTTFPCDTGLIKIKLKLTQMYDGRAYTMELESKFGF
- a CDS encoding prepilin-type N-terminal cleavage/methylation domain-containing protein — encoded protein: MNTTGGTEKGFTLIEVLAAIVILSIVSLVLTSYFTRALSYSKSNQNKTIMVNLARNALFYMEKQDFETMSVYFQGKPANGTQPAVAGHSSIKASGCVPLTETSVSCAVYDGIITDVNTLANVLNPVINNVSYQVDITYQADLHQEMKNGRIGGNTEGAVDIRKQEMAPYLIPVEVTVTGPGGPNGHTASTVVEGYITDEKIR
- a CDS encoding alpha/beta hydrolase, producing MALIECKFYSEVLGLSTSMTVILPQQTTTQIGLSNVKRGDLHPTLYLLHGLSDDDSIWLRRTSIERYVAELGIAVVMPQVHRSFYTDMAGGGNYWTFISEELPALARSFFPLSPKREDNFVAGLSMGGYGAFKLGLRKPETFAAAASLSGALDMAHDFINWENPSQKSREYELIFGQEDIDGTPNDLLWLLKEVDRSKGPKPLLYQCCGTEDFLYENNQSFRKACAKTSLSLTYEEGPGAHEWGYWDTKIQDVLKWLPLGK
- the argH gene encoding argininosuccinate lyase, which produces MSKLWGGRFTKGTNKLVEEYTASIGFDKALAEEDVQGSLAHVTMLGKCGILPQEDVETIKAGLNKVLDKVRAGEIEFSVADEDIHMNIEKNLIGEVGPVGGKLHTGRSRNDQVATDMHLYLRNRVVEFVGLLHELQEALIEQAKDNVETIVPGYTHLQRAQPILFAHHLLAYVSMFRRDAERLTDSYKRINVLPLGAGALAGTTFPIDRHFVAEQLGFDSVYENSLDAVSDRDFIVEFLANAALIMTHLSRLSEELVLWSSTEFSFVELDDAFCTGSSIMPQKKNPDVPELVRGKTGRVYGNLIGLLTVLKSLPLAYNKDMQEDKEGMFDTVATLTGALQLFAPMISTMKVNKTRMREAVNTDFSNATDIADFLVGKGLPFRQAHEVIGKTVLYCINEGKFLLDLTLDEFKQFSPLFDDQIYAVLQPEAVVNARNVYGGTATVQVKAAIERAEASLKEAGKWVAQHTSSAE
- a CDS encoding argininosuccinate synthase; amino-acid sequence: MAKEKIVLAYSGGLDTSVILKWLKETYDAEIIAFTADIGQKEELDGLEEKALATGASKVYIDDLRDEFANDFIYPMFQSGALYEGQYLLGTSIARPLIAKRMVDIAIAEGATAIAHGATGKGNDQVRFELNAAALSPSIKVIAPWRLEEFRNQFPGRAEMIAYAEANGIPVQASAAKPYSMDRNLLHISYESGVLEDPWFDPSAPENKEMFLLSNAPEDAPDEAEYLELDFLKGNCVALNGEALTPLQVMEKLNELGGKHGIGRVDMVENRFVGMKSRGVYETPGGTILFTAHRKMESITMDREVMNLRDSLITRYSTLVYNGFWFAPERLALQALVNESQKNVTGTVRVKLYKGNIIGAGVKSPVSLYNPDIATMEADPTQAYDQGDATGFIRLNALRLKVSAGVAESNK